A genomic window from Camelina sativa cultivar DH55 chromosome 2, Cs, whole genome shotgun sequence includes:
- the LOC104714166 gene encoding uncharacterized protein LOC104714166 isoform X2 yields the protein MVETRRSSSASKRFCACSSSPEASSSPRPNKRSKATAEPAGSSSASEVPIENQVPASDPGSESGEPELGSSDPQPMDAEKPVPTDVPVIENSPETDANPQVQVLATPTIAAEVATDAEKSKAAKKRASKAPWAKLLSQYSLNPHRIMRSPVFTVGRRGCDLSIKDQSMPATLCELKQSEPGGPTVASLEIIGNGVLVQVNGKCYQKNACVNLRGGDEVVFSVSAKHSYIFQPIKDENLAAPDRSSSLNICEARGSPLKGVHVETRAGDSSAVDGASILASLSKYRNFHLLPPIAKAAKRQQNPEVPVVPSSCNDCISDTEMNDADSNNDQAAIAAVEKNVASTSCTANENLNVDGSGLDPFQEADGGNVPGSGFEIRPITHLLGESSSFDIRGSISKLLDERREVREFLREFDLSSTISTRRQAFKDSLRGGVLNAENIEVSFENFPYYLSAMTKDVLITSMFVHMNGGNKYAKYGSDLTTTCPRILLSGPAGSEIYQEMLAKAFAKNFGAKLMIVDSLLLPGGSPAREAESSKEGSRREKLSMLAKRAVQAAQALQHKKPTSSVDADITGGSTLSSQALPKQEVSTATSKSYTFKAGDRVRFAGPSSSAVSSLQGTLRGPSIGSQGKVLLAFEDNSASKIGIRFDRPVQDGNDLGGLCEEEHGFFCAASSLRLDGSSSDDADKLAVNEIFEVAYSESEGGSLILFLKDIEKSLVGNSDVYATLKSKLETLPENIVVMASQTQLDSRKEKSHPGGFLFTKFGGNQTALLDLAFPDNFGKLHDRSKETPKSMKQLTRLFPNKIAIQLPQDEALLLDWKEKLERDTEILKVQANITSILAVLTKNRLDCPDLGTLSIKDQTLPSESVEKVVGWAYGHHLINCKDPTVKDNKLVISAESIAYGLQMLHGIQNENKSLKKSLKDVVTENEFEKKLLSDVIPPSDIGVSFDDIGALENVKDTLKELVMLPLQRPELFDKGQLTKPTKGILLFGPPGTGKTMLAKAVATEAGANFINISMSSITSKWFGEGEKYVKAVFSLASKIAPSVIFVDEVDSMLGRRENPGEHEAMRKMKNEFMINWDGLRTKDRERVLVLAATNRPFDLDEAVIRRLPRRLMVNLPDATNRSKILSVILAKEDIAPDVDLEAIANMTDGYSGSDLKNLCVTAAHLPIREILEKEKKEKTAAHAENRPTPPLYSCTDVRPLTMNDFKAAHDQVCASVSSDSSNMNELQQWNELYGEGGSRKKTSLSYFM from the exons ATGGTTGAGACGAGACGTAGCTCTTCCGCTTCCAAGCGTTTCTGTGCTTGTTCTTCTTCCCCTGAAGCGTCTTCATCTCCAAGGCCTAACAAGCGATCTAAG GCGACGGCTGAACCGGCTGGTTCCTCTTCAGCGAGCGAGGTTCCGATCGAGAATCAAGTACCGGCTTCGGATCCTGGATCGGAATCTGGAGAGCCGGAACTTGGATCCTCTGATCCACAGCCTATGGATGCGGAGAAGCCTGTTCCAACTGATGTGCCGGTGATTGAGAACTCTCCTGAAACCGACGCTAATCCTCAAGTCCAAGTCTTGGCGACTCCTACCATAGCAG CTGAAGTGGCGACCGATGCTGAGAAATCAAAGGCGGCTAAGAAACGTGCTTCAAAGGCTCCATGGGCGAAGCTACTTTCTCAGTATTCTCTG AATCCTCACCGTATCATGAGAAGCCCTGTGTTTACTGTTGGACGCCGGGGTTGCGATTTATCTATCAAAGACCAATCTATGCCTGCCACCCTTTGTGAATTGAAGCAGTCTGAG CCTGGTGGTCCAACAGTTGCATCCCTGGAGATTATAGGGAATGGAGTTCTTGTTCAGGTCAATGGCAAGTGTTACCAGAAAAATGCTTGTGTTAATCTGAGGGGTGGTGACGAGGTTGTCTTCAGCGTTTCTGCGAAACATTCTTAT ATATTTCAACCTATTAAAGATGAAAATCTAGCTGCTCCCGACAGATCTTCTTCGTTGAATATATGTGAAGCTCGGGGTTCCCCTCTGAAAGGGGTTCATGTCGAGACAAGAGCAGGAGACTCCTCAGCTGTTGATGGGGCCTCTATATTGGCATCTCTATCTAAGTACCGCAACTTCCATCTTCTACCGCCAATTGCTAAAGCTGCCAAGAGGCAGCAAAATCCGGAGGTTCCTGTGGTACCTTCCAGTTGCAATGATTGCATCTCGGATACTGAGATGAACGATGCTGATAGTAACAATGACCAAGCTGCTATTGCTGCTGTTGAGAAAAATGTTGCTTCAACCTCTTGTACTGCCAATGAGAATCTGAATGTCGATGGCAGTGGATTGGATCCTTTTCAAGAAGCTGATGGTGGAAATGTTCCTGGTTCTGGTTTTGAAATTAGACCAATTACGCATCTTCTGGGGGAATCTTCTTCATTTGATATAAGGGGCAGTATCTCCAAATTGCTGGATGAACGAAGGGAAGTGAGAGAATTCCTTAGAGAATTTGAtctttcatcgacgatatcgaCTAGACGCCAAGCGTTTAAGGATAGTCTGCGAGGAGGAGTACTTAATGCTGAAAACATAGAAGTTTCTTTTGAGAACTTCCCTTATTATTTAAG TGCCATGACAAAGGATGTTTTGATAACATCGATGTTTGTCCATATGAACGGTGGAAACAAGTATGCAAAGTATGGATCAGACTTGACGACAACTTGTCCCCGTATCTTACTCTCTGGGCCAGCAG GCTCTGAGATATATCAGGAAATGTTGGCAAAAGCGTTTGCTAAAAATTTTGGAGCCAAATTGATGATTGTTGACTCTCTTTTGTTGCCTGGG GGATCACCAGCCAGGGAAGCTGAATCTTCTAAAGAAGGTTCTAGGCGTGAAAAGCTATCTATGCTTGCTAAACGAGCTGTTCAGGCTGCACAAGCATTGCAGCATAAGAAACCAACTTCAAGTGTTGATGCTGATATAACAGGTGGCTCAACATTAAGCTCTCAGGCTTTACCAAAGCAAGAAGTGTCAACTGCAACTTCTAAAAGTTACACATTCAAAGCAG gtGACCGAGTAAGGTTTGCAGGTCCTTCGTCTTCTgcagtttcttctcttcaagGCACACTAAG GGGACCGTCTATAGGTTCCCAGGGAAAAGTACTCCTTGCATTTGAAGACAACTCTGCTTCAAAAATTGGGATTAGATTCGATAGGCCTGTACAAGATGGCAATGATCTTGGTGGTCTCTGCGAAGAAGAACATGGGTTTTTTTGTGCTG CTAGTTCACTTCGGTTAGATGGTTCTTCTAGCGATGATGCTGATAAACTTGCTGTTAATGAAATCTTTGAG GTCGCATATAGTGAGAGTGAAGGAGGGTCATTAATATTGTTCCTGAAAGACATTGAGAAATCTCTCGTGGGGAACAGTGATGTGTATGCAACTTTGAAGAGCAAGCTCGAGACTTTACCGgaaaatattgttgtcatggCCTCACAAACCCAGTTGGACAGCCGAAAGGAGAAA TCCCATCCTGGAGGTTTCTTGTTTACTAAGTTTGGTGGCAACCAGACAGCATTACTGGATCTTGCATTCCCG GATAATTTTGGTAAACTGCACGATAGAAGCAAAGAGACGCCTAAATCAATGAAACAATTAACTCGACTGTTTCCTAACAAAATCGCCATCCAGTTACCTCAG GATGAAGCTTTGCTCTTGGACTGGAAAGAGAAACTCGAACGTGACACAGAGATTTTGAAGGTTCAGGCTAATATAACCAGCATCCTTGCA GTCCTCACCAAAAACCGACTTGACTGCCCTGACCTTGGAACCTTGTCCatcaaagatcaaactcttccATCTGAAA GTGTAGAAAAAGTGGTTGGCTGGGCGTACGGTCACCATCTTATAAACTGTAAAGACCCTACAGTAAAAGACAACAAGCTTGTTATCTCTGCAGAAAG CATTGCGTATGGCCTGCAGATGTTACATGGGATTCAGAACGAAAACAAGAGTTTAAAGAAGTCTCTGAAG GATGTTGTTACTGAGAACGAATTCGAGAAAAAACTCTTGTCGGATGTCATTCCACCTAGCGATATAGGTGTTTCCTTTGATGATATTGGGGCTCTGGAAAATGTGAAAGACACATTGAAGGAGTTGGTGATGCTTCCTCTTCAAAGACCGGAATTGTTTGACAAAGGCCAGCTAACGAAG CCTACGAAAGGTATACTGTTGTTTGGACCTCCTGGTACTGGGAAGACGATGTTGGCAAAGGCAGTAGCAACTGAGGCTGGCGCAAACTTCATCAATATCTCAATGTCCAGCATTACTTCAAAG TGGTTTGGTGAGGGAGAGAAGTACGTGAAAGCTGTTTTCTCCTTAGCAAGCAAGATTGCGCCAAGTGTCATTTTTGTTGATGAG GTTGATAGCATGTTGGGAAGGCGTGAAAATCCAGGGGAACATGAAGCTATGCGGAAGATGAAGAATGAATTCATGATAAACTGGGACGGTTTACGAACAAAGGATAGAGAACGAGTTCTGGTACTCGCTGCCACCAACAGACCATTTGACCTCGACGAAGCTGTTATTAGACGGCTTCCCCGGAG ATTGATGGTTAATCTTCCAGATGCTACGAACAGATCAAAGATCTTGAGTGTTATTCTAGCAAAAGAAGATATAGCACCAGATGTTGACTTAGAAGCTATAGCAAATATGACAGATGGGTACTCAGGAAGTGACTTAAAG AATCTGTGTGTGACCGCAGCACATCTTCCAATCCGAGAAATactggagaaagaaaagaag GAGAAAACTGCAGCTCATGCAGAGAACCGTCCCACACCACCATTGTATAGCTGCACAGACGTTCGTCCCCTGACAATGAATGATTTCAAGGCTGCCCATGATCAG GTATGTGCGAGTGTTTCTTCAGACTCATCAAACATGAACGAGCTTCAGCAATGGAATGAGCTGTACGGGGAAGGAGGATCGAGGAAGAAGACGTCGTTGAGCTACTTCatgtag
- the LOC104714166 gene encoding uncharacterized protein LOC104714166 isoform X1 yields the protein MVETRRSSSASKRFCACSSSPEASSSPRPNKRSKVKIDAAAASSLEPATAEPAGSSSASEVPIENQVPASDPGSESGEPELGSSDPQPMDAEKPVPTDVPVIENSPETDANPQVQVLATPTIAAEVATDAEKSKAAKKRASKAPWAKLLSQYSLNPHRIMRSPVFTVGRRGCDLSIKDQSMPATLCELKQSEPGGPTVASLEIIGNGVLVQVNGKCYQKNACVNLRGGDEVVFSVSAKHSYIFQPIKDENLAAPDRSSSLNICEARGSPLKGVHVETRAGDSSAVDGASILASLSKYRNFHLLPPIAKAAKRQQNPEVPVVPSSCNDCISDTEMNDADSNNDQAAIAAVEKNVASTSCTANENLNVDGSGLDPFQEADGGNVPGSGFEIRPITHLLGESSSFDIRGSISKLLDERREVREFLREFDLSSTISTRRQAFKDSLRGGVLNAENIEVSFENFPYYLSAMTKDVLITSMFVHMNGGNKYAKYGSDLTTTCPRILLSGPAGSEIYQEMLAKAFAKNFGAKLMIVDSLLLPGGSPAREAESSKEGSRREKLSMLAKRAVQAAQALQHKKPTSSVDADITGGSTLSSQALPKQEVSTATSKSYTFKAGDRVRFAGPSSSAVSSLQGTLRGPSIGSQGKVLLAFEDNSASKIGIRFDRPVQDGNDLGGLCEEEHGFFCAASSLRLDGSSSDDADKLAVNEIFEVAYSESEGGSLILFLKDIEKSLVGNSDVYATLKSKLETLPENIVVMASQTQLDSRKEKSHPGGFLFTKFGGNQTALLDLAFPDNFGKLHDRSKETPKSMKQLTRLFPNKIAIQLPQDEALLLDWKEKLERDTEILKVQANITSILAVLTKNRLDCPDLGTLSIKDQTLPSESVEKVVGWAYGHHLINCKDPTVKDNKLVISAESIAYGLQMLHGIQNENKSLKKSLKDVVTENEFEKKLLSDVIPPSDIGVSFDDIGALENVKDTLKELVMLPLQRPELFDKGQLTKPTKGILLFGPPGTGKTMLAKAVATEAGANFINISMSSITSKWFGEGEKYVKAVFSLASKIAPSVIFVDEVDSMLGRRENPGEHEAMRKMKNEFMINWDGLRTKDRERVLVLAATNRPFDLDEAVIRRLPRRLMVNLPDATNRSKILSVILAKEDIAPDVDLEAIANMTDGYSGSDLKNLCVTAAHLPIREILEKEKKEKTAAHAENRPTPPLYSCTDVRPLTMNDFKAAHDQVCASVSSDSSNMNELQQWNELYGEGGSRKKTSLSYFM from the exons ATGGTTGAGACGAGACGTAGCTCTTCCGCTTCCAAGCGTTTCTGTGCTTGTTCTTCTTCCCCTGAAGCGTCTTCATCTCCAAGGCCTAACAAGCGATCTAAGGTCAAGATCGATGCCGCTGCTGCTTCCTCTCTTGAACCT GCGACGGCTGAACCGGCTGGTTCCTCTTCAGCGAGCGAGGTTCCGATCGAGAATCAAGTACCGGCTTCGGATCCTGGATCGGAATCTGGAGAGCCGGAACTTGGATCCTCTGATCCACAGCCTATGGATGCGGAGAAGCCTGTTCCAACTGATGTGCCGGTGATTGAGAACTCTCCTGAAACCGACGCTAATCCTCAAGTCCAAGTCTTGGCGACTCCTACCATAGCAG CTGAAGTGGCGACCGATGCTGAGAAATCAAAGGCGGCTAAGAAACGTGCTTCAAAGGCTCCATGGGCGAAGCTACTTTCTCAGTATTCTCTG AATCCTCACCGTATCATGAGAAGCCCTGTGTTTACTGTTGGACGCCGGGGTTGCGATTTATCTATCAAAGACCAATCTATGCCTGCCACCCTTTGTGAATTGAAGCAGTCTGAG CCTGGTGGTCCAACAGTTGCATCCCTGGAGATTATAGGGAATGGAGTTCTTGTTCAGGTCAATGGCAAGTGTTACCAGAAAAATGCTTGTGTTAATCTGAGGGGTGGTGACGAGGTTGTCTTCAGCGTTTCTGCGAAACATTCTTAT ATATTTCAACCTATTAAAGATGAAAATCTAGCTGCTCCCGACAGATCTTCTTCGTTGAATATATGTGAAGCTCGGGGTTCCCCTCTGAAAGGGGTTCATGTCGAGACAAGAGCAGGAGACTCCTCAGCTGTTGATGGGGCCTCTATATTGGCATCTCTATCTAAGTACCGCAACTTCCATCTTCTACCGCCAATTGCTAAAGCTGCCAAGAGGCAGCAAAATCCGGAGGTTCCTGTGGTACCTTCCAGTTGCAATGATTGCATCTCGGATACTGAGATGAACGATGCTGATAGTAACAATGACCAAGCTGCTATTGCTGCTGTTGAGAAAAATGTTGCTTCAACCTCTTGTACTGCCAATGAGAATCTGAATGTCGATGGCAGTGGATTGGATCCTTTTCAAGAAGCTGATGGTGGAAATGTTCCTGGTTCTGGTTTTGAAATTAGACCAATTACGCATCTTCTGGGGGAATCTTCTTCATTTGATATAAGGGGCAGTATCTCCAAATTGCTGGATGAACGAAGGGAAGTGAGAGAATTCCTTAGAGAATTTGAtctttcatcgacgatatcgaCTAGACGCCAAGCGTTTAAGGATAGTCTGCGAGGAGGAGTACTTAATGCTGAAAACATAGAAGTTTCTTTTGAGAACTTCCCTTATTATTTAAG TGCCATGACAAAGGATGTTTTGATAACATCGATGTTTGTCCATATGAACGGTGGAAACAAGTATGCAAAGTATGGATCAGACTTGACGACAACTTGTCCCCGTATCTTACTCTCTGGGCCAGCAG GCTCTGAGATATATCAGGAAATGTTGGCAAAAGCGTTTGCTAAAAATTTTGGAGCCAAATTGATGATTGTTGACTCTCTTTTGTTGCCTGGG GGATCACCAGCCAGGGAAGCTGAATCTTCTAAAGAAGGTTCTAGGCGTGAAAAGCTATCTATGCTTGCTAAACGAGCTGTTCAGGCTGCACAAGCATTGCAGCATAAGAAACCAACTTCAAGTGTTGATGCTGATATAACAGGTGGCTCAACATTAAGCTCTCAGGCTTTACCAAAGCAAGAAGTGTCAACTGCAACTTCTAAAAGTTACACATTCAAAGCAG gtGACCGAGTAAGGTTTGCAGGTCCTTCGTCTTCTgcagtttcttctcttcaagGCACACTAAG GGGACCGTCTATAGGTTCCCAGGGAAAAGTACTCCTTGCATTTGAAGACAACTCTGCTTCAAAAATTGGGATTAGATTCGATAGGCCTGTACAAGATGGCAATGATCTTGGTGGTCTCTGCGAAGAAGAACATGGGTTTTTTTGTGCTG CTAGTTCACTTCGGTTAGATGGTTCTTCTAGCGATGATGCTGATAAACTTGCTGTTAATGAAATCTTTGAG GTCGCATATAGTGAGAGTGAAGGAGGGTCATTAATATTGTTCCTGAAAGACATTGAGAAATCTCTCGTGGGGAACAGTGATGTGTATGCAACTTTGAAGAGCAAGCTCGAGACTTTACCGgaaaatattgttgtcatggCCTCACAAACCCAGTTGGACAGCCGAAAGGAGAAA TCCCATCCTGGAGGTTTCTTGTTTACTAAGTTTGGTGGCAACCAGACAGCATTACTGGATCTTGCATTCCCG GATAATTTTGGTAAACTGCACGATAGAAGCAAAGAGACGCCTAAATCAATGAAACAATTAACTCGACTGTTTCCTAACAAAATCGCCATCCAGTTACCTCAG GATGAAGCTTTGCTCTTGGACTGGAAAGAGAAACTCGAACGTGACACAGAGATTTTGAAGGTTCAGGCTAATATAACCAGCATCCTTGCA GTCCTCACCAAAAACCGACTTGACTGCCCTGACCTTGGAACCTTGTCCatcaaagatcaaactcttccATCTGAAA GTGTAGAAAAAGTGGTTGGCTGGGCGTACGGTCACCATCTTATAAACTGTAAAGACCCTACAGTAAAAGACAACAAGCTTGTTATCTCTGCAGAAAG CATTGCGTATGGCCTGCAGATGTTACATGGGATTCAGAACGAAAACAAGAGTTTAAAGAAGTCTCTGAAG GATGTTGTTACTGAGAACGAATTCGAGAAAAAACTCTTGTCGGATGTCATTCCACCTAGCGATATAGGTGTTTCCTTTGATGATATTGGGGCTCTGGAAAATGTGAAAGACACATTGAAGGAGTTGGTGATGCTTCCTCTTCAAAGACCGGAATTGTTTGACAAAGGCCAGCTAACGAAG CCTACGAAAGGTATACTGTTGTTTGGACCTCCTGGTACTGGGAAGACGATGTTGGCAAAGGCAGTAGCAACTGAGGCTGGCGCAAACTTCATCAATATCTCAATGTCCAGCATTACTTCAAAG TGGTTTGGTGAGGGAGAGAAGTACGTGAAAGCTGTTTTCTCCTTAGCAAGCAAGATTGCGCCAAGTGTCATTTTTGTTGATGAG GTTGATAGCATGTTGGGAAGGCGTGAAAATCCAGGGGAACATGAAGCTATGCGGAAGATGAAGAATGAATTCATGATAAACTGGGACGGTTTACGAACAAAGGATAGAGAACGAGTTCTGGTACTCGCTGCCACCAACAGACCATTTGACCTCGACGAAGCTGTTATTAGACGGCTTCCCCGGAG ATTGATGGTTAATCTTCCAGATGCTACGAACAGATCAAAGATCTTGAGTGTTATTCTAGCAAAAGAAGATATAGCACCAGATGTTGACTTAGAAGCTATAGCAAATATGACAGATGGGTACTCAGGAAGTGACTTAAAG AATCTGTGTGTGACCGCAGCACATCTTCCAATCCGAGAAATactggagaaagaaaagaag GAGAAAACTGCAGCTCATGCAGAGAACCGTCCCACACCACCATTGTATAGCTGCACAGACGTTCGTCCCCTGACAATGAATGATTTCAAGGCTGCCCATGATCAG GTATGTGCGAGTGTTTCTTCAGACTCATCAAACATGAACGAGCTTCAGCAATGGAATGAGCTGTACGGGGAAGGAGGATCGAGGAAGAAGACGTCGTTGAGCTACTTCatgtag
- the LOC104747161 gene encoding translocase of chloroplast 159, chloroplastic-like → MVFGSSKSGEQFLKELENVFTDSDEEVDTDDDGEEKTFDSAALAAFLQAATSASSDGGNYTMSQDVMKLFSMEPPAGLGSSLRHRQSAAPLPNRSNIFPSLKVAVSEESEINLSEEERDKLEKLQSMRVSYLRLVYRLGQSVEESIAAKVLHNLAFLTLRHSGHSFSLDAAKKMAMESEAEGKEDLNFSLNILVLGKSGVGKSATINSILGDQKASIHAFEPSTTSVQEISRTVGGVKITIIDTPGLKSSVMDQSANSKILSSVKKVMKKFPPDVVLYVDRLDAQNRGLDDMPLLKTITASLGSSILKNAIVTLTHAGSAPPDGQSGTPLSYDVFVQQCSHIVQQSIGQAVGDLRVINPRLMNEVSLVENREGVKVLPNGQTWRPQLLLLCYNKKVISDADSLLKLQEEPLDHRKIFGFQVRPLRLPNLLSWLLQSRAHPKLPANEGVDSDIDIDDVSDSEQEDGEDDEYDQLPPFKPLRKTQLAKLSKEQRKAYFEEYDYRIKLLQKKQWREDLRRMREIKRNGKKKKKVAESEYYHYEEEEEEAPPAWAPPVVLPDIVLPPSFDSDQSAYRYRSLESSSQLITKSVYDSQGWDNDCGLDCVIAEGSLAVAKRFPAAVTAQVTKDKKEFNILLDSSICAKHGDNGSTMAGLLIQGSEQLMYLLKGETKFKDSKRGKMTIGGLVAFIDGNIPFGFKMEKQMAVGKRLVLVGNGGTMRSSQGGETAFEANIEARLREADFPIGQNQSHAGLSLTMSKDDLTATANVRSQISIGRQTKLTGVASLDTKRTGRFSVRTSSSDQLQLALMAILPLAMSIYRRIRQSKETDNDL, encoded by the coding sequence ATGGTATTTGGGAGTTCAAAATCTGGAGAACAGTTCTTGAAAGAGTTGGAAAATGTTTTCACCGATTCTGATGAGGAAGTGGATACGGATGATGACGGTGAGGAGAAAACGTTTGATTCTGCAGCTTTGGCTGCGTTTCTACAGGCGGCCACCAGTGCAAGTTCAGATGGTGGTAATTATACCATGTCGCAGGATGTAATGAAGCTTTTCTCTATGGAACCTCCAGCTGGTCTAGGTTCATCTTTAAGACATCGTCAATCTGCAGCCCCACTTCCCAACCGTTCCAACATCTTTCCCAGTCTAAAAGTTGCAGTGAGTGAAGAGAGTGAGATTAACTTGAGcgaggaagagagagataagTTGGAAAAATTGCAGAGTATGCGTGTATCATATTTGCGTCTAGTGTATAGGTTGGGGCAGTCTGTAGAAGAATCAATAGCAGCAAAGGTTCTTCATAATCTTGCATTTCTTACGTTGAGGCATTCTGGTCATTCATTCAGTCTTGATGCTGCAAAGAAGatggctatggagtctgaggctGAGGGAAAAGAAGATTTAAATTTCTCTCTAAACATACTGGTCCTTGGAAAATCTGGAGTAGGAAAAAGTGCTACGATAAATTCCATCTTGGGCGATCAAAAGGCATCAATTCATGCATTTGAACCATCCACCACTTCGGTTCAAGAAATTTCTAGAACGGTGGGTGGTGTCAAGATCACAATCATCGATACTCCGGGGTTAAAGTCTTCTGTCATGGATCAAAGTGCCAATTCCAAAATATTGTCTTCCGTGAAGAAGGTAATGAAGAAGTTTCCCCCTGATGTGGTTCTTTATGTTGATCGTCTAGATGCTCAGAATAGAGGCTTGGACGATATGCCCTTGCTAAAGACGATTACTGCTTCTCTTGGTTCATCCATATTGAAAAACGCCATAGTCACTTTGACACATGCTGGCTCTGCCCCTCCTGATGGCCAATCTGGTACTCCTTTGAGCTATGATGTGTTTGTACAACAGTGCTCACATATTGTTCAACAGTCTATTGGACAAGCCGTTGGTGACTTACGTGTGATAAACCCACGGTTAATGAATGAAGTTTCTCTTGTTGAGAACCGGGAGGGAGTGAAGGTCCTCCCGAACGGCCAAACTTGGAGACCTCAACTGTTGCTTTTGTGCTACAATAAGAAAGTTATTTCAGACGCAGATTCTCTATTGAAGCTTCAAGAAGAACCATTGGACCATCGTAAGATATTTGGTTTCCAAGTTCGACCATTGCGCCTCCCTAACTTGTTGTCTTGGCTGTTGCAGTCTCGTGCACATCCTAAGCTCCCTGCAAATGAAGGTGTTGATTCTGATATTGACATTGATGATGTGTCTGATTCTGAGCAGGAAGATGGGGAAGATGACGAGTATGACCAGCTGCCACCATTTAAGCCTCTTCGAAAAACCCAACTTGCAAAACTCTCAAAGGAACAGAGAAAGGCATATTTCGAGGAGTATGATTACCGGATAAAGCTCCTGCAGAAGAAACAATGGAGGGAGGACTTGAGGAGGATGagagaaataaagagaaatgggaagaagaagaagaaggtagctGAAAGTGAGTATTATcattatgaagaagaagaagaagaggctccACCTGCATGGGCTCCTCCTGTTGTATTACCTGATATCGTCTTGCCACCGTCATTTGACAGTGATCAGTCAGCTTATCGTTACCGTTCTCTTGAATCCTCTTCCCAGCTTATTACCAAGTCAGTGTACGACTCCCAAGGCTGGGACAATGATTGTGGACTTGACTGTGTTATCGCAGAAGGGAGCCTTGCGGTAGCTAAACGGTTCCCAGCCGCAGTTACTGCCCAAGTGACAAAGGACAAGAAAGAGTTCAACATCCTTCTAGACTCGTCTATCTGTGCTAAGCACGGGGACAATGGATCCACCATGGCAGGGCTTCTTATCCAAGGAAGCGAGCAACTAATGTATTTGTTGAAAGGAGAAACCAAATTCAAAGACTCAAAGAGGGGGAAGATGACTATTGGAGGGTTAGTTGCATTCATTGACGGGAACAttccttttggttttaaaatggAGAAACAGATGGCTGTCGGGAAAAGGCTTGTCCTCGTGGGGAATGGAGGGACGATGCGGTCGTCACAAGGAGGAGAAACAGCTTTTGAAGCAAACATCGAGGCCAGACTTAGAGAAGCTGATTTTCCAATTGGACAAAACCAATCTCATGCGGGACTATCTCTAACCATGTCGAAAGATGATTTAACCGCCACAGCCAATGTACGGTCTCAAATCTCTATAGGACGACAAACAAAGTTAACAGGTGTTGCAAGTCTTGACACCAAGAGGACTGGGCGTTTCAGTGTCCGAACCAGCAGCTCAGATCAGTTGCAGCTTGCCTTGATGGCCATTCTTCCTCTTGCCATGTCCATCTACAGGAGGATTAGACAATCTAAAGAAACTGACAATGATCTTTAG
- the LOC104714182 gene encoding uncharacterized protein P8A3.02c: MDDDEAENLRAAFGDSSDDDDVVDEAIGDTKVWERVEEINGLWLCRKFLSIAHQSVLLSAILSEGWFVEESINQAMRFGNLPSWAIELSDLIRETVESVDLRLLPSDLLWREPLFDQLIVNLYQPGEGICAHVDLLRFEDGIAIVSLESPCVMRFSPAEKEEQEEEYVDVLLNPGSLILMSGEARYQWKHEINRKQNGFQVWQGEEIDQKRRISITLRKLCQA; this comes from the exons ATGGACGATGATGAAGCAGAGAATTTGAGAGCAGCTTTTGGAGATTCGTCCGATGACGACGATGTCGTAGATGAAGCAATCGGAGATACGAAGGTGTGGGAGCGAGTGGAGGAGATCAATGGATTATGGCTCTGTAGAAAGTTTCTCTCTATCGCTCATCAGTCTGTTTTGCTCTCCGCCATTCTCAGCG AAGGTTGGTTCGTTGAAGAATCAATTAACCAG gCGATGAGATTTGGTAATCTCCCTTCATGGGCAATAGAACTATCTGATCTCATCCGTGAGACTGTAGAATCTGTTGATCTTCGACTGTTGCCTtctgatttgctgtggagagaACCTCTGTTCGACCAGCTTATTGTCAATTTATACCAACCAGGTGAG GGGATTTGTGCACATGTTGATCTGCTGCGTTTTGAAGATGGAATTGCCATTGTCTCTCTGGAATCACCTTGCGTGATGCGGTTCAGTCCCGCAgaaaaggaagaacaagaagaagaatacgtAGATGTGTTGTTGAACCCGGGATCTCTTATTCTCATGTCTGGAGAAGCTCGGTATCAGTGGAAACACGAGATTAATCGAAAGCAGAATGGGTTTCAGGTATGGCAAGGAGAAGAAATTGATCAGAAACGAAGAATCTCCATTACCTTGAGAAAGTTATGTCAAGCTTAA